A DNA window from Brassica napus cultivar Da-Ae chromosome C1, Da-Ae, whole genome shotgun sequence contains the following coding sequences:
- the LOC106373925 gene encoding F-box/kelch-repeat protein At5g39560-like has translation MKPADETLADDDEILEDYSLVPVRSCSHLQHVPYFSTVAVGSDIYLIGGPYKGPPSSRVRIFDCRSHTWRDGPNMLVARDAAYEFYIDGKIYVMEDDRKDDNWMEVLDIKTQTWCPLLIHGATEFRGNWFLTNVFRGKIYVIADEENFAYDPKEASWEVLGPRELWTHRCLVCDRGCNVLFYKLWFCLWYDTKSRVWREVKGSDMEVLRGENYEYSLRGGCVVEIVNHGG, from the coding sequence ATGAAACCCGCCGATGAAACCCTAGCTGATGACGATGAAATTCTTGAAGACTATTCGTTGGTTCCGGTACGTTCATGTTCCCATCTTCAACACGTACCATATTTTTCCACCGTAGCTGTTGGTTCGGACATCTACTTAATCGGTGGACCCTACAAGGGGCCGCCGTCTTCACGTGTTCGTATCTTTGATTGTCGGAGTCACACGTGGCGTGACGGTCCAAACATGTTGGTGGCCCGTGACGCTGCGTATGAGTTTTATATCGATGGGAAAATATATGTAATGGAAGATGACCGGAAAGACGACAATTGGATGGAAGTATTAGACATAAAGACTCAAACTTGGTGTCCCTTGCTGATCCATGGAGCTACTGAGTTTCGTGGCAACTGGTTTCTAACCAATGTGTTTAGAGGAAAGATTTACGTAATAGCTGATGAGGAGAACTTTGCTTATGACCCAAAAGAAGCGTCATGGGAAGTTTTGGGACCACGAGAGTTATGGACACATAGATGTTTGGTGTGCGATAGAGGATGTAATGTTTTGTTTTACAAACTCTGGTTTTGCTTGTGGTATGACACTAAGAGTAGAGTGTGGAGAGAGGTCAAGGGTTCGGATATGGAAGTATTGCGTGGTGAAAATTATGAGTATAGCTTAAGAGGGGGGTGTGTTGTTGAAATTGTTAACCATGGTGGGTAA
- the LOC106374952 gene encoding ribonuclease 3-like protein 3, with protein MGTQLPNADTESLQRLLNLSLGVNDNNTENVNSSQPANSIGTDQPLGIEFVEKILNYEFKDKNLLLQAFTDASFDENCVSYERLEFLGDTVLNMIVTKYLYFRYEDATPGSLTRLRAFNVDREKLARVAVKYNLHRYLRHKKPLLDDQILKFAKDIEKYPLHSRHLLETPKTLADIVESTIGALYTDCDCFETVCKVVKPLLEPIIPLDKLENHPVTELNEMCQKKNLKLKFDDNTWEVDKTFRVFIEDHLVGHGHHLVKKDIAKNCAAQNALDEFSHTFPQI; from the exons ATGGGAACGCAACTCCCAAACGCAGACACTGAATCCCTCCAGCGGTTACTGAATTTGAGCCTCGGAGTTAACGACAACAACACAGAAAACGTCAACTCATCACAACCAGCAAACTCCATTGGTACAGACCAGCCTTTGGGCATCGAATTCgtggagaagatcttgaactacGAGTTCAAAGATAAGAACTTGCTGCTGCAAGCGTTCACTGATGCTAGTTTTGATGAAAACTGTGTTTCTTACGAACGCTTAGAATTCTTAGGAGACACGGTCTTAAACATGATTGtaaccaaatatttatattttcgcTACGAGGATGCTACACCTGGTTCATTGACCAGACTCCGTGCGTTCAACGTTGATAGAGAGAAACTTGCCCGAGTCGCCGTAAAATATAATCTGCATCGTTACCTCCGTCATAAGAAACCCTTGCTTGACGACCAA ATATTGAAATTTGCAAAAGATATAGAAAAATATCCACTACATTCGCGTCATCTCCTGGAAACTCCTAAAACCCTAGCTGATATAGTAGAGTCTACCATTGGAGCTCTCTACACCGACTGCGACTGCTTCGAGACCGTGTGTAAG gtGGTAAAACCATTGTTGGAGCCAATAATACCATTAGATAAACTGGAGAACCATCCAGTGACAGAGCTCAATGAGATGTGTCAGAAGAAGAACTTGAAACTGAAGTTCGATGACAATACTTGGGAAGTTGATAAAACTTTTCGTGTCTTTATTGAGGACCATTTGGTTGGACATGGACACCATCTTGTCAAGAAAGACATTGCTAAAAATTGTGCTGCACAAAATGCTCTGGACGAATTTTCCCATACCTTTCCACAGATTtaa